A single genomic interval of Chitinophaga sp. 180180018-3 harbors:
- a CDS encoding alginate lyase family protein, with protein sequence MRIFYLMLLLVCTVKANAQRAFTTQLIKDTRAVILARAKWAMQQAPQTITAFRCERSAGGLHDFYSEGDYWWPNPVSADSPYIQRDGQSNPDNFTAHREVMIRFSRVMGALAAAYVATKDNTYLQHALQHARAWFEDPATRMNPSLLYAQAIKGRATGRGIGIIDTIHLMEVVQALRMMEKAGAVPAKDLKAFKAWFSAYLDWLTTHPYGRDEMNAANNHGTCWVMQVAVFARFTGNAKLTAFCIDRYKTVLLPSQMAVDGSFPRELKRTKPYGYSLFNLDAMSTVCQVLSTPGNNLWQFSTDSSRNIGNGMDFLYPYVKNKQSWPYAKDVMYWDNWPVAQPFLVFGAAAYQRPEYYQLWLALNQDPEVEEVLRNLPVRNPVIWF encoded by the coding sequence ATGCGCATCTTTTATTTAATGTTGTTGTTGGTTTGTACAGTAAAAGCAAATGCACAACGGGCGTTTACCACGCAGCTCATTAAAGATACCCGGGCAGTAATACTTGCAAGGGCAAAATGGGCCATGCAGCAGGCGCCGCAAACGATCACCGCATTCCGTTGTGAGCGCAGCGCCGGTGGCCTGCACGACTTTTATTCTGAAGGCGATTATTGGTGGCCCAATCCGGTGAGCGCCGACAGTCCTTATATACAGCGCGACGGGCAGTCGAATCCGGATAATTTTACCGCACACCGGGAAGTGATGATTCGTTTCAGCCGCGTAATGGGCGCGCTGGCGGCGGCATATGTGGCCACTAAGGATAATACCTATTTACAGCATGCCCTGCAGCACGCGCGGGCCTGGTTTGAGGATCCTGCCACGAGGATGAATCCGTCGCTGCTTTATGCACAGGCTATAAAAGGGAGGGCTACCGGAAGGGGGATAGGGATCATAGACACGATCCACCTGATGGAAGTGGTGCAGGCATTGCGTATGATGGAAAAAGCAGGGGCCGTTCCGGCAAAAGATCTGAAGGCATTCAAGGCCTGGTTCAGTGCATACCTGGATTGGCTGACAACACATCCGTATGGCCGGGATGAAATGAATGCGGCCAACAACCACGGCACCTGCTGGGTGATGCAGGTGGCGGTATTTGCCCGCTTCACCGGCAACGCAAAACTGACGGCATTTTGCATCGATCGTTATAAAACAGTATTACTGCCATCGCAGATGGCGGTCGACGGAAGTTTCCCGAGGGAACTTAAGCGCACTAAACCTTACGGCTACTCGTTGTTTAACCTGGATGCCATGAGTACGGTATGCCAGGTTTTGAGCACTCCCGGCAACAACCTGTGGCAGTTTAGCACAGATAGCAGCAGGAATATAGGCAACGGCATGGATTTTCTTTATCCCTACGTGAAGAACAAACAAAGCTGGCCTTACGCAAAAGATGTGATGTACTGGGATAACTGGCCGGTGGCACAGCCTTTCCTGGTTTTTGGTGCGGCAGCATATCAGCGCCCGGAATATTATCAGCTGTGGCTCGCACTTAACCAGGATCCGGAAGTGGAAGAAGTGCTCCGCAACCTCCCGGTACGGAACCCTGTTATTTGGTTCTGA
- a CDS encoding helix-turn-helix transcriptional regulator, translated as MKKDKQTDIASYKLEHLMEVPGLRINVHYRQAGEIVHERHAHLTEAHRHEFYSLAVSGSGSSMQMIDFRFVDLPPKSLFLLAPWQIHLASDTDHLTDIYFISFTADFLPPGFSKLPVCMEAAITPSADEFREIWHICAQLLHEFRNRRALQQQVLQHYLAVLLTMFMHYLPEQDNSQLQPELLMRYQQLLEQHFMCWNSVGDYARALHVTANHLNDVVKQATGQTASALLAARRILEARRMLLHSTHSIKEIAWCLQFNEVTYFNRFFKQHTGQTPLAFRIGSREKYNYNPE; from the coding sequence ATGAAAAAAGACAAGCAAACAGATATTGCCTCCTATAAGCTGGAACACCTGATGGAAGTACCGGGGTTGAGGATAAATGTCCATTACAGACAGGCCGGAGAGATAGTACATGAAAGGCATGCTCATCTTACCGAAGCGCACCGCCATGAATTTTATTCACTGGCTGTTTCAGGTAGCGGAAGCAGCATGCAAATGATAGATTTCCGCTTCGTGGATCTTCCCCCTAAAAGCCTGTTCCTGCTGGCTCCATGGCAAATACATCTGGCGTCAGATACTGATCATCTGACCGATATATATTTTATTTCATTCACAGCTGATTTCCTGCCTCCCGGCTTTTCCAAACTGCCGGTTTGCATGGAAGCTGCGATTACGCCCTCAGCAGATGAATTCCGGGAGATCTGGCATATCTGTGCGCAATTGTTGCACGAGTTCAGAAACCGCAGAGCTTTACAGCAACAGGTGTTACAACATTACCTGGCAGTACTACTAACCATGTTCATGCATTATCTGCCGGAACAGGACAATAGTCAATTACAGCCGGAGCTGCTGATGCGTTACCAGCAGTTACTGGAGCAGCATTTCATGTGCTGGAACAGTGTGGGGGATTATGCGAGGGCATTGCATGTAACCGCTAATCATCTGAATGATGTGGTGAAACAGGCAACCGGACAAACAGCTTCCGCCTTACTGGCCGCGCGGCGCATACTGGAAGCCAGGCGGATGTTACTCCATTCCACTCACAGCATCAAGGAAATTGCCTGGTGTCTGCAATTCAACGAAGTAACCTACTTTAACCGCTTCTTCAAACAACATACCGGACAAACGCCGCTGGCTTTCCGGATCGGCAGCCGGGAAAAGTATAACTATAACCCGGAATAG
- a CDS encoding response regulator transcription factor, with product MDIEIPGMTAIEAASIVKAAYPDINVLLLTLNEKEQGITQVPAAKSEYDLDHIPPVTLSEFIAQVYETALQSNLVAVNKVLAFFRKEKQAPEDPYGLSPREREILRCLVNGDTYKQVADGCHISVGTVRSHIMNIYRKLDVNSRSNAIVKAMKEQLV from the coding sequence ATGGATATAGAGATACCTGGAATGACTGCGATAGAAGCCGCCAGTATTGTAAAAGCAGCTTATCCTGATATAAATGTGCTATTACTGACCCTGAATGAGAAGGAACAGGGTATAACGCAGGTGCCGGCAGCAAAGAGTGAATATGATCTGGATCATATTCCACCGGTTACTTTGTCTGAATTTATTGCACAGGTATATGAAACTGCATTACAGTCTAATCTGGTGGCGGTAAACAAAGTCCTGGCCTTTTTCCGGAAGGAGAAACAAGCTCCGGAGGATCCGTACGGATTATCGCCCCGCGAACGGGAAATTTTGCGTTGCCTGGTGAATGGCGACACGTATAAACAAGTAGCTGACGGATGTCATATAAGTGTGGGAACAGTTCGTTCCCACATCATGAATATCTACCGTAAGCTTGATGTGAACTCCCGTTCGAATGCCATTGTAAAGGCCATGAAAGAACAGCTGGTCTGA